Proteins from a single region of Macadamia integrifolia cultivar HAES 741 unplaced genomic scaffold, SCU_Mint_v3 scaffold3312, whole genome shotgun sequence:
- the LOC122067996 gene encoding proline-rich extensin-like protein EPR1 yields MSLRNHLLALLLLGVVALTTPTTLADYHKRPFFAKPPTPLHKPPPIEKPPSPVYSPPEKEKPPPTPVYSPPKGEKSPPKYKPPTPVYTPPKVEKPPPTPVYKPPKVEKPPPPKGEKPTSPVYTPPKGEKPPPKHKAGPPYGHPPYYKPPPHGHPN; encoded by the coding sequence ATGTCTCTGAGGAACCATCTCCTAGCGTTACTCCTCCTTGGAGTGGTGGCTCTCACCACTCCCACCACCTTAGCCGATTACCACAAGCGTCCCTTCTTTGCAAAGCCACCAACGCCTCTTCACAAGCCTCCTCCAATAGAGAAGCCACCCAGTCCAGTTTATAGTCCACCGGAGAAAGAGAAACCTCCACCAACTCCTGTGTACTCACCACCCAAGGGGGAGAAATCACCACCGAAGTACAAGCCACCAACTCCTGTTTACACTCCCCCCAAGGTGGAGAAACCACCACCAACTCCGGTGTACAAACCCCCTAAGGTGGAGAAACCACCACCACCCAAGGGCGAAAAACCAACAAGTCCTGTGTACACACCACCCAAGGGGGAGAAACCACCACCCAAGCACAAGGCAGGTCCTCCATACGGTCACCCTCCATACTACAAGCCTCCACCCCACGGCCACCCCAACTAA